A genomic window from Maledivibacter sp. includes:
- a CDS encoding patatin-like phospholipase family protein: protein MYGLVLEGGGAKGAFQIGAWKALKELGVDIQGISGTSVGALNGAIIAQDEFERCYDIWYNMSPSKVINIDDKLLERLLKFDITPDSINYIMGQLKTLLNERGLDITPLRNLLKGFINEDVIRSSKKDFGMVTVSLTDLRPLELYIEDIPKGKLIEYLIASAYLPVFKMEKIGGKLYLDGGFYDNLPIRMLLGKGYRDLIAIRLHAIGRTRRVRKTGLNITYINPSDDLGMTLDFTTERARRNLELGYFDTLKTFNKLKGSKYYIQPKADEDYFVQYFLNLSEEKVLLIGKILGIEYMPYRRMLFEYIIPKLGELLGIGREEGYEDIILAMYERVAEKRRIEKFKLYSFESFEDEVLSKFQPSRGSVSKMIPNLLKQSDLLMKTVKGDILDEISDVLFRNLAAKESL, encoded by the coding sequence ATGTACGGTCTAGTATTGGAAGGTGGAGGGGCAAAGGGTGCATTTCAGATAGGAGCTTGGAAGGCGTTAAAGGAGCTAGGAGTAGATATACAAGGAATATCAGGGACATCGGTAGGGGCCTTAAATGGAGCTATAATTGCCCAGGATGAATTTGAAAGATGCTATGACATATGGTACAATATGTCGCCTTCCAAGGTGATAAATATAGATGACAAGCTTTTAGAAAGACTTCTTAAGTTTGATATAACCCCCGATAGTATTAATTATATTATGGGACAGTTAAAGACTTTGTTGAATGAAAGAGGCTTGGATATAACCCCCTTAAGAAATCTACTAAAGGGATTTATTAATGAGGATGTTATCAGAAGCTCCAAAAAAGATTTTGGAATGGTCACAGTTTCCTTAACGGACTTAAGACCACTTGAGCTATATATAGAAGATATTCCAAAGGGGAAGCTTATAGAATATCTCATTGCCAGTGCATATCTTCCCGTATTCAAAATGGAAAAAATAGGTGGTAAGTTGTATCTGGATGGTGGATTTTATGACAATTTACCCATAAGGATGCTCCTTGGCAAGGGATATAGGGATTTGATAGCCATTAGACTCCATGCCATTGGTAGAACCAGAAGAGTTAGGAAAACTGGTTTAAATATTACCTATATAAATCCTTCAGATGATCTGGGTATGACCTTAGATTTTACAACGGAAAGGGCACGAAGAAATCTAGAACTTGGATATTTTGACACCTTAAAGACGTTTAATAAGTTAAAGGGAAGCAAATACTATATTCAGCCTAAAGCCGATGAGGATTACTTTGTACAATATTTCTTAAACCTTTCAGAAGAAAAGGTATTATTGATAGGAAAAATTTTGGGTATAGAATATATGCCCTATAGAAGAATGCTCTTTGAATATATAATTCCAAAGCTTGGGGAACTTTTGGGTATAGGCAGGGAAGAGGGCTATGAAGATATTATCTTAGCGATGTATGAAAGGGTAGCGGAAAAACGCAGAATCGAGAAATTTAAATTATATAGTTTTGAAAGCTTTGAAGATGAAGTTTTAAGTAAGTTTCAGCCTTCAAGGGGCAGTGTATCGAAGATGATCCCCAATCTTCTAAAACAAAGTGATTTATTGATGAAAACCGTTAAGGGCGATATATTGGATGAGATTAGCGATGTACTATTTAGGAATTTAGCTGCAAAGGAAAGCTTGTAG
- the fabZ gene encoding 3-hydroxyacyl-ACP dehydratase FabZ — MLNNIQIQEIIPHRYPFLLVDKIVEMEPGKKAVGIKNVTANEPFFQGHFPGNPIMPGVLQVEAMAQVGAVAVLSMEEYKGKLALFTGMDNVKFREQVVPGDTLRMEVEMVSIRRGIGKGEAVAYVGDKVACKATIKFALVDQE, encoded by the coding sequence ATGCTAAATAATATACAGATTCAAGAAATCATACCCCATAGATATCCATTCCTCTTGGTAGATAAAATTGTAGAAATGGAACCGGGAAAAAAGGCTGTAGGGATCAAGAATGTAACTGCAAATGAACCCTTTTTCCAAGGCCATTTTCCAGGAAATCCAATAATGCCCGGTGTGCTTCAAGTAGAGGCCATGGCTCAGGTGGGGGCAGTAGCAGTACTTTCAATGGAAGAATATAAGGGTAAGCTTGCTTTGTTTACTGGTATGGATAATGTTAAATTTAGAGAACAGGTTGTGCCTGGGGATACACTGAGAATGGAAGTGGAAATGGTAAGTATTAGAAGAGGCATAGGAAAAGGTGAAGCTGTGGCCTATGTAGGAGACAAAGTGGCATGTAAAGCCACAATCAAGTTTGCATTAGTGGATCAAGAATAA